CGAACAATCAGTTTCCATCAGGTTTCATGAACtgcattgtgtaaaaaaaaacgaattaATTTGGAAATAACCAACGATGGATGAGTTTAATTAGAAGAACAGATTGTATTTCCATCATCGCGGGGTACTCTGTTGCCATGGTGATGATGAAAGATAATAAAGGAAACTATCGTTTATAATTAACTAGCTTCAGATTTTAAAGACATGCTAAATGAAAGCTTGAGTGTCTACTCATTGTGTAATAAAAGTTTCTTTGATTgaaggtattatacaggattgataaaaatataaaacattgttttattaatattagcTTAAAAGCTTTCTAGTAAtgaagttaaagggaaggtacacgtttggtaattgtcaaagaccagtcttctcacttggtgtatcccatcataagcataaaataacaagcctgtgaaaatttgggctcaatcggtcatcgaagatgcgagaaaatgatgaaagaaaaaacacccttgttagacaaATCGTGtgtttcagataagaataaaagacttctagctagaagtcttttattattttagtgagaaattaactctttctcaaaaacatgttgcttcagagggagttgtttcacacaatgttttatactaccaacagctctccattgcttgttaccaagtcagtttttaagttaatatttgttttgagtaactaccaaacgtgtacattccctttaatactagaagcatttttttctgtgaaatgtttccctctgaaatgaagtcatattcaagAAATGCATCTTTATTCACATGGCAACCACTTTTTTTCTGAGGCCCATTACCAAGGGAATATCCTGAGGCAGTTACTAGTCATAAGGCATGATAAACACTCATTAGGAAATCTACCTGTCAGTATAGcttcacttaaagacactggacactattggtaattgtcaaagaccagtcttctcactttctcaacaaatgcataaaataacaaacctgtgaaaatttgagcttaactggtcgtcgacgttgcgagatagtaatgaaagaaaaaaacacccttgtcacacggagttgtgcgctttcagatgcttgatttcgagacctcaaattctaaatctgaggtctcaaaatcaaattcgtggaaaattacttcttgaaaactacgccacttcagagggagccgtttctcacaatgttttatactatcaacttctccccattcctcgtcaccaagaaaggttttatgctgataattatttttagtaattaccaatagtgtccactgcctttaaaacactcaattgtttttaaattttatatataaaaaataaaaaataataataagaataagaatttAGCTTCTGTTTTGCTGGAATTGTCACTTATATATGAGTTGGTTCTTATCCTGTACAATACATTTTAGAGCAATACCTGAGTTGTTTTTGTCttatatgttttctttttttctctaccCTGACCGAAATCAGTTGTTGCATCTGTATTAGGTGTTCAGCTGCAGCGTTCTTGAAAGCAACTTCAATTccgagggaaatatttcacagtcAAAATtggttctagtatgaacttcattatcagtaagctttcagactcaAATTAACAATGATGTTTTGTATCCTTACCATTCCTAATGTATGATACCTTTGACCCacgaaataaaaaaataaaaatattagttgGGTGTAAAGCAAACTCACTGGATTCCAAATTCTCTATAGTATCAATttccttttaacaaaaaatactctttcacaaagaactaaaattatatttttttaaatttaaaatatccTCAGTAATGTGATTTCAAACTGGTagataaacaataaaaatatactTTAATACAGACATAGCACGTTTACaaattgttacattttttttcgtgaacaaacaacatgaacaaaatactatttattttgtttacatttgccACAAAAAGGGCGGAACTCTaccaaagtgtttttttttaggcacTCGTCGATTTAACAACAAAAAGGGCCTGGTAGTTTTCTCTAAATAAAAAAGCCACGAAGAAAAAAGCATATGGAGACATTATTTCGTTAAAGCCATTAAAAACTTTcggtacagtaaaaaaaaattcacagatttacaaaaaatgtacagggtttacagaaggtaatggtgaaagacttctcttgaaatattattccatgaaatgctttactttttgagaaaacattaaaacaatatcaattctcgatagcgagaattacggatttgttttaaacacatgtcatgacacggcgaaacgtgcggaaacaagagtgggtttccccgttattttctcccgactccgatgaccgattgagcctaaactttcacaggtttgttattttatatataagttgtgttacactaagtgtgggccttggataatactgtttaccgaaagtgtccaatggctttaagttcttCCCTTTGTCCCTGTAGTTAAGAacttcccatagactttgtataTACAAAGTTCCTTGTGGGGCACCCAAGTCTGTAGAATTCCCCAATGGAGACATTTTGTGTTTCCAAGTattatacatgtaactgtttttCTCCTCGTGTTTAAAAATGTTTCCCTGTACCAACAAATCGGTGGGTTTAACCTTtggtaaataatattaataatataacaataataacatgcatttatattgCACCTTATGTGAAATACAAAAGCAACTCGCAATAAAACCTaggcaataaaataatttaacaaatttaacaattttgttaaaaaaaaaaatttaaaaaaaacttgagatCCTGAGATAATTTACTCCATGATGACGACGTCATAGGAGTAAATATGACGACATTCTGAGATGATTTATCTCGGGACGACAACTTGAGGGTAAGATCTTTCTTAAAAATGATAAACATTTACGATTAAATACTCCAACATTGGTGGTGCGGCTTCCTTTAAGtgaaatattgtttatttacatTGTTTCTTATAAATACGGCTGAGATTGTTCTCTGCTATTCATAAAGCAGGTAGCTCAGTTTTCCGTCACTGGACAATTTTTAGTCCctaaaaatgagaaaaatacGGCCCGTTCGTTcgtataaagaatattaaggAGCACGCCTACATCATCTACATGTGTAAACAGGAAGATCCTCGTTAATCAAACTGATTGTCTCATCATTGACCTCAACATGTCCTGAAGCAACGGGAGTGGATTTGTAGGTAGGGCAAGCATCGATGATAGGACCCATAGCTTGGATCTTTACACAGGCACAGTTTGGCGATAGATCAACTCAAATTTTATGCAGGAAATATTGTGTACGGCCAACTCTAGTTCTGATACGGTTAAGGTTGAGCCAGGCTTTTCTTGAGAGGTCGCTTCCGCTTGGTTCCACACATAGCTATCTTGCAGTCAGAAAATCCCCCGTCTCGCCAACAGGCGATTCAGCGCGTCCCGTGCGACTCCCCGGGCCGCGTGATCTCACGTTGGACCCGGCGTCTTCATCTTGCACGGGCTCGGTGAGTTCGTTAAAGTCCGATTTGACTCGTGAGTTTGGCTTTAACATTTTAAGCGTTGAGCCTGCGGTTCGAGGAGCTGATCTACGACTTGAGAAGGAACCCGACCTATCCTTGGGAGCAAAGTTTGAGATGCGATTACTGTAGTCGTTTAGAACTTCCTTTGGAACTGTAGAGGAAACAACACAAGAAATTGTTAGTTTACTTAGGCATTTTTTAGTCCAAACTTATTAGTCCGTGTTTCAGTCCGTGTTGTTGCCGAATGGTTTAGGACACGTGGCTGAGtcggtgtgggttcaaatcctgttcttgacacttgtgttcttgagcgatACACTTGTCTTTAAATGGTTCTCTTGATCCagtggtaaatgggtacctgtgatggCAGAGATGGGTTAAATAAATTGTTACATTTGAAGGAGCCAGTGGCATAACCAGAGGGGGTATGgagccccctccccccccccccccccgccaacaACCCTTGCCCATACCCTCACCCCAATTACTAATAAGattgggaaaaaaatgttttaagatGAACTTGGTTTTATTTAAAACCCCCTCTCCATTTGATGTCTTTGCCCACTCCCCCAAATTAAAATGACTGGTCACGCCACTGGACCGAACTAATTGAAAGTAACAACTGACCGGGCGAGTTGACGACTTCCCTGCCGTCTGGTTCACCTCTATTGTCCCGTGCCGTCGACAATACCGAAGAGCACGTGTCGAATTCACTCGGTTCCCCGTACGTCTGGCAGAACCTGGAGTTATCGACTCTGCTGGATCCGCAACCCATGGCTCTTACATCAAGCTAGACAGAGTTCTTGAAGGTTGTGAACTGCCTCAAGAAGCTGCAAAAGACTATCGAAAAAGGAGAAAATATACCACAAAATGTTAGAAAGCGTTCCTGGTTCTTGGTTGTTTTCCTCTAAAATACTACATGAAAGAGTTTTGACTGGAGTTGTTCGAAACCGGACTCAAgtcctggtgtttctgatcagcataaagtgtgggttcgagtcctgctTGATCCATAGCCCATGGTTCTTACATCAAGCTATAAAGAGTTCTTAAAGGTTTTGAACTGCTTCAAGAAGCTGCTGCAAGATAGGACAGAATATTGAGGAAACAatatttcacaatgttttagaaaAAGTTCTTCAATTCAACACGACTCCTTATCCCGTGCCCCGTGGGGCCTGACTCAGTACGACCTGGAATTAATGTCAAAATTACCCAGAAATAAGCCATATTGACGCAGAATCTCTGTTAAGCAATTTGTGGGTCAATTTAACCCACAAATTGGTCAGTTCCGAGTCAATTCTGCCCGGGAATGATTAGAGTGTTATTATTCAAAACACGAGCAAGTTTAAGCaaccaacaaaaaaacacaaacaaacaatgacagCCTACCTGATCAAACAAAGTATAACACTGAGTGCATAAACGATCAgaaatttgttgtgtttatttatagctAGATTCTCCATGGGACTATAAATATGGGAATACTCTTGAGGGGGGTTGTGAAGGGCTTAAAGAGCTAATAATAGACTGAGATGCCTCATTATTCCACCAAAGTGGGGAAAAGATCCACAGCGTGCACCCGTTGCTAAGGTGATCACCAATTAAAAGAGATGGATATATCACAACAAACACAATTATGCAAACACTCTTTGCCACATGCAAAACACAACTGACTAATTTATTGCAATGATAAAGTAATATTTGCTTTCGAAAAAGGGATGTGATTGTCTAGCCTGGGTAATGAGGGTGTTTCAATGCTAGTGCTCAATAGACGCAATGAAACTAAAGTGATTCCAGGCTAGGACGCAGAGCCAACACACTGATTGTGGGGGTGTAATTTGGTCGAGTCGAAGAAACAGGATTATACAGCGATTCAGGCCATCGCATGAATATTTTTTAGCCATTTTTCATAATCCTGGGGTGCTGAACTAGTTGCCACTACAAGGGAGCAATATTGTGTGCGCATATTGTAGTGCCCTTGTTGAGTCTTTTATATAATGGAGCAATCGACCCCAAAAGGTAATTGTTAAGAAATAACAAGCAGTACCCCACAAACCGATAAGGTTGCGTGGTTAAAGTTAAATTTCCTCTCATATGGGATGTTTTGCCGACTGATATAAAATATCAGATTTAAGTGATCTACAACTACATCTATGATAATTCTAGACAAgatgagaagacaatgaagaaatttagAAGTGGGAGGAAATCTGCGCTAGAAGAGTGGggtttgcagggcactgctaacgccaccctgagcttccagccagcaagcttgtGCTCTGGGAGCCCAAGCAAGGTCAAGCCCAAAGAGGTCGAGGCCATCTGACCTATGTCGATCTGCTGAAAAAGGACACTGGATTTGTGACAGCTGGGGTAGTGTCCACATGCATGTGGGACAGGAAGACCTGGAGAAACCTCAGCCGTAACATCATTGACCGAGGACACCACTCGAAATAGAAGAAGTGGTATCTTTCTCCTTGCCATCCACTCGggcccggttcgaatcccgctagggtgggggcactatgtgggttGTCAGTCCCTACGTACCTGAaggcgtgggttttccctggaatagttctgtagggttttcctcccacatcctaactgaaacttcctttttGTCTTCTCTCCGTGGGGTTCTTATCTATAATAAGTTTAGAATCCTATAGTTTCACAGTCAGAGTTATGAGAtgataaaatgaaattgtcCAACACGTTCGAgccttattaattttggtttctacccataaaccgatgtgtgttagcactgtatactcagtactttcccgagtcttgtgaaaacaatatcacaggcatgttactcgggtgggattcgaacccacgacccttgtaattctagagtatgtgtcttaccaactagactaccaaggttgcccggtaCCTAGAGGCCTTCGAGCCCATAACCAAACCAAGTCAAAGATGAGTCAAGATTAACCAAAGAAAAGTCACCCAACCTAGACATACTACAAGAAGGGACACTATATTAAGCTTGTGGCAGCAGTggctgattttacaaag
The sequence above is a segment of the Asterias amurensis chromosome 12, ASM3211899v1 genome. Coding sequences within it:
- the LOC139945615 gene encoding uncharacterized protein; the protein is MGCGSSRVDNSRFCQTYGEPSEFDTCSSVLSTARDNRGEPDGREVVNSPVPKEVLNDYSNRISNFAPKDRSGSFSSRRSAPRTAGSTLKMLKPNSRVKSDFNELTEPVQDEDAGSNVRSRGPGSRTGRAESPVGETGDFLTAR